In Fibrobacterota bacterium, the genomic stretch TCCGCTACAAGCGAGTCCTCCTCAAGTTGAGCGGGGAGGCGTTCGCAGGCAAGCCCGATAGCGGGAACGACGGCGGCATCGACCCCGAAACTATCCGCTCCATCGCCGAAGAGGTCGCCCAGGTCTACCAGAGCGGGGTCCAGGTCGGCGTCGTGATCGGCGGCGGCAACATCATCCGCGGCGCAACCCTCAGCAAGGTCGGCTTCGATCGCGTATCGGCCGATCAGATGGGCATGCTGGCCACGGTCATCAACTGCCTGGCCATGCAAGACGCCCTGGAAAAGCTGGGCATCTTCACCCGCGTGATGAGCGCCATCAAGATGTCCTCCATCGCCGAGTTCTACATCCGCCGCCGCGCGGTTCGCCACCTGGAAAAGGGGCGCATCACCTTGTTCGCGGCCGGTACCGGCAACCCGTACTTCACGACGGATAGCGCCGCCACCTTGCGCGCCATCGAGACCAATTGCGACATCATCATGAAGGCCACCAATGTGGACGGGATCTACGACAAGGATCCGAACAAGCATAAGGATGCCGTGCGCTACGAGACCATCACCTACACCGAGGCCATCAACCGGCAGCTCAAGGTAATGGATACCTCCGCGTTCGCCCTCTGCCGCGAGAACAACATTCCCATCTTGGTGTTCAACATGAACGTGCCGGGCAACCTGGTGAAGGCGGCCCGCGGCGAGAAGATCGGAACCCTGGTCAACGGCGGCGAGTAAGCCGAACGCCGGAGAAAAAGCCATGCTCGACGAGAAGTCCATCAGGGAGCGCATGCAGAAGTCGGTGGACGCGGTTCGGCGCGACCTCGCGAAGATCCGCACCGGCATCGCCTCGCCCTCCATCCTCGACAACGTTTTCATCGACTATTACGGCACCCGGACGCCGATTCCGCAGGCCGCCGCCATCTCCGTTCCCGAGCCCCGCACCTTGGCCATCAAGCCGTGGGACAAGAGCCTGATGGGGCTCATCGAGAAGGCTATCCAGGCCAGCGACATCGGCATCAATCCCGTCAACGACGGCACCTACATCCGCCTGAACATGCCCGTCCTGACCGGCGATCGCCGCAAGGACCTGGCCAAGCAGGCCAAGAAGATCGGCGAAGAGGCCAAGGTCGCCATCCGCAACATCCGCCGCGACGAAAACGACCGACTCAAGCGGGAACTCACCGGCGCCGGCCACTCCGAAGACGAGTTGAAGGGCTGGCAGGAGAAGGTCCAGGTCATCACCGACAAGTTCATCGCCGAAGTCGACAAGGTGATCGCGGACAAGGAAAAGGATATCCTCACCGTCTGACTATGGAAGCCGTCGTCCACAGGCCGCAGCGGGGGACGGCGTGAAGGAGCCTCCTTCCCATATCGCCATCATCATGGACGGTAACGGGCGCTGGGCCAAGAAGCGCATGCTCCCCCGGGTCATCGGCCACCGCGAGGGGACCAAGGCCACCAAGAAAATCGTCCGCGCCTGCGGCGAGCTCGGCGTCAAGCACCTTACCATCTACGTCTTCAGCTCCGAGAACTGGGAGCGCCCCCTCCCCGAGGTGGACGCGCTGATGAGCTTATTGGTGGACATGGTGCGCCAGGAAATCGAAGACCTGATGCGCAACAACGTCAGGCTTTGCGCCTTGGGGAATCTTTCCCGCCTTCCCGATCTCACCCGCCGCGAGTTGGAATGGGGTATCGAGCGCACCAAGGGCAATACCGGGCTGCAACTGAACCTGGCCGTCTCCTACGGCGGCCGCGAAGAGATCCTGGATGCCGCCAGGGCCCTGGCCGAAAAGGCGAAGCGCGGCGAGCTCGATCCCGCGGACATCGATGAACATGCTTTCCGTTCCTGCATGTACCTGCCGCAAGTGCCCGATCCGGAGCTTTTGATCCGCACCGGAGGCGATCAGCGGATCTCCAACTACTTGCTCTGGCAAATCGCTTACACCGAGCTCTACGTAACGCCCACGCTTTGGCCCGACTTCGACAAGGAAGGCCTGCTCGAAGCCATCGAAGAATACCATAGCCGCCAACGCCGCTTCGGCAAGGTTCTGGAAGGCTGAGTGCAAGGTTCTGATAACGTGACCGAAGGCGCTGAAAAACGTAGCTCCATGTCCAACCTGACCTTAAGAATCATCTCGGCCGCAGCGATGATCGTGATCATCTACGGCCTGCTGGTGGCTTCCTTCGTGACCCGCTGGGCCGCCCTCGCCTTGATCATAGCCATCGGGGCTTGGGAGTTCGCCCGCATGGTCAACGTCAAATACCGCGGGCCCGCGGTGGCCTGGGTCGCGGGCCTGATCGTGTTCGCCTTCGCCATTCCCTATTATCCCGGGCTCATGGACGATGCGACCGGGGTGGCGGCCACGCCGGCGGCATGGATTTGGGCCTTGAGCATCCTTTCGGTACTCGCATTCACCCTGCTGGGGTTCCGCTATCTCGACATCGACGGGATGGCGCCCTGGATCTATATGCAGATTTTCGGCTGCGCCTACTTCGGCCTCTACGCCTCCGCCTTGTTCGGCCTTTTGCAGCCGCATACGGGCTGGCGCGGGATCTTCCCGTTGATCATGATCCAGATCGCGATCGCCGCGGCCGACACCGGGGCCTATTTCGTCGGGCGGAAATTCGGGAAGCGGAAACTCGCGCCCTCTATTTCGGCCGGGAAGACTATCGAGGGCGCTTATGGCGGCACGGCATTTACGGTGCTGGTGACCGTATTGCTCGGTCCCAAGCTCTTGCATACGGGGCTGGCCGCGAATTTGGGCCTGGGCCTGGCCCTCGCCTTGACCGCCGTTTCAGGCGACCTATTCATATCCGTCCTGAAGCGCTACGTGGGCATGAAGGACTCGTCCAACCTGATCCCCGGCCACGGTGGCATCCTCGATCGTTTCAACTCGCTTATCTTTTCCGCCCCGGTCGCCCTGTTTTATCTCCAGATCGTCCAGGGCTAACCGAACTTCGGGGTCCCGAACGGTGCTCTTGATCAGTACCGGCCCTGGTTCGGATGGGATTCCTCAATCCTTCCGGTATACGGTGGGCTGGCCATCTTCCATCAGGGTCCAAGCGCTGCCCTTCACGTCGATGTCCGCCTCCCTGGTTTTCGGCTCGCTGCAATCCGTCGAGGTCTCCAGGAGCGTAGCGGCATCCTTATAGGTGCAATCCGTCTTGGTACTGACCAGCTTCCCGTCCGTCACCGACCAGGACTGGTACTCTTTCACGATTTCCACGTAGTCGTTGGGGGCGTCGAGCCCGGTGGCGAGGCGCTTGGAGAGAAGCAGGGTATGGTCCGGTTCGATATCCAAGGTGACCTTGATATCCGTCGGATCGGGCGGGGTTTTCCCGGTCGGAATATTGGTGCGCCAAATGCCGATCACGGTGGCCTCCGTGGCGGGCTGGCGCGTTTCGTCATCTTCCTTTTTCATGAAGGACATGGGATCGCAGGCGGCTAGCAGAAGTGTCGTGGCCGAATACGCGGCGAAACGGGTGAAGCCGTCGAGCATGGCATGCCTCCGGGAAAGGGCCTCCGGATTGTAATGGGTGGCGGGAGCCCGCCGCTCGTATCGGGCTTCTTGAACATTTCCCGCGGATTGCGGCCATGATCATGCGGGAATATGGGCCCCAGCCCATTTTCCTGTATTTTCCTCCGGATTCCGGGTTATCATAAAGAGCCCAGATCGACTTTTTTATATTACCCCGGGAATGCAAATGCAGAAAATCGCCTTGCTGGGCGCTACCGGCTCCATCGGAACGTCCGCCCTCAAGGTTCTGCGCCAACACCCGGACCGTTTTTCGCTTTGCGCCGTCGCCGCCGGCCGGCAATGGGAAAAGATCCTGCCCATCATCGAAGAGTTCCGGGTGCCCGTGGCCTGCATGTGGGATGCGGACTCGGCCGCCGAACTCCGCAAACGTACCCGCATCAAAGTCTTGGATGGCATGGACGGATTGCTGGAACTGGTTTCCGATGCCGGCATCGATTTCGTGTTGAACGGCCTGGTGGGTTCCATCGGATGCCGTCCCACCTTGGAAGCCATCACCCGCGGCAAACGCGTGGGACTGGCCAACAAGGAATCCATGGTCATGGCCGGGGAGATCCTCAACGAGGCGCTGCGTAATCATCCCGAGGCGCGCCTGATTCCCATCGATTCCGAGCATTCCGCGATTTTCCAATGCCTGGCAGGCAGGCCCGTCGCCGAAGTGGAACAGATCCAATTGACGGCATCGGGCGGACCGTTCC encodes the following:
- a CDS encoding UMP kinase; translation: MSQLRYKRVLLKLSGEAFAGKPDSGNDGGIDPETIRSIAEEVAQVYQSGVQVGVVIGGGNIIRGATLSKVGFDRVSADQMGMLATVINCLAMQDALEKLGIFTRVMSAIKMSSIAEFYIRRRAVRHLEKGRITLFAAGTGNPYFTTDSAATLRAIETNCDIIMKATNVDGIYDKDPNKHKDAVRYETITYTEAINRQLKVMDTSAFALCRENNIPILVFNMNVPGNLVKAARGEKIGTLVNGGE
- the frr gene encoding ribosome recycling factor; its protein translation is MLDEKSIRERMQKSVDAVRRDLAKIRTGIASPSILDNVFIDYYGTRTPIPQAAAISVPEPRTLAIKPWDKSLMGLIEKAIQASDIGINPVNDGTYIRLNMPVLTGDRRKDLAKQAKKIGEEAKVAIRNIRRDENDRLKRELTGAGHSEDELKGWQEKVQVITDKFIAEVDKVIADKEKDILTV
- the uppS gene encoding di-trans,poly-cis-decaprenylcistransferase, with translation MDGNGRWAKKRMLPRVIGHREGTKATKKIVRACGELGVKHLTIYVFSSENWERPLPEVDALMSLLVDMVRQEIEDLMRNNVRLCALGNLSRLPDLTRRELEWGIERTKGNTGLQLNLAVSYGGREEILDAARALAEKAKRGELDPADIDEHAFRSCMYLPQVPDPELLIRTGGDQRISNYLLWQIAYTELYVTPTLWPDFDKEGLLEAIEEYHSRQRRFGKVLEG
- a CDS encoding phosphatidate cytidylyltransferase, producing the protein MQGSDNVTEGAEKRSSMSNLTLRIISAAAMIVIIYGLLVASFVTRWAALALIIAIGAWEFARMVNVKYRGPAVAWVAGLIVFAFAIPYYPGLMDDATGVAATPAAWIWALSILSVLAFTLLGFRYLDIDGMAPWIYMQIFGCAYFGLYASALFGLLQPHTGWRGIFPLIMIQIAIAAADTGAYFVGRKFGKRKLAPSISAGKTIEGAYGGTAFTVLVTVLLGPKLLHTGLAANLGLGLALALTAVSGDLFISVLKRYVGMKDSSNLIPGHGGILDRFNSLIFSAPVALFYLQIVQG